The Verrucomicrobia bacterium CG1_02_43_26 genome includes the window TGCTCATATGAGTTAAAACTCAGTTAAGGGGAATGCTAAGGAGGGGAATCCTATCGCATAAAGGGTACCATTGGTCATTGTTAATACGTTTTTACGATCGAGTCAACGCTATAGGCTTTGTTGTACCTGTACTGTAATACTTTTGCAGCTCCCCTAAATCGGACAAATGGATACGGACTTAAGGAAAATTGATAATTCCAATGTTTATTTGACATTTCATTAATTACACATTAGTGTGTAATTAGATGACAGTTCAGAAACTGGAAAAACTTTTAAAAGCTGCTGGATTTGAAAAATCACAAGGAGGCAATCATACCATCTGGAAGAAAAAGGGCTTCCCTCCAATTCCTGTTCCACGGCACAAGGGAGATATTCCTAAAGGTACTTTAGACAACATATTGAAACATTCAGGGCTTAAGTAAAAAAATGAAATACTACTACGCATTATTCAAAACAACCCCAAAAGCTATCGAGGTCGAATTTCCCGACCTACCCGGCTGTGTCACTTTTGGCACCGATATGGAAGAAGCTTTTAACAATGCCACAGATGTATTAGCAGGCTGGCTAGCAAATGCTGAGCCTCAATTCATAAAGGATCCTTCTCCCTATGAACAATTTACTGCTAAAAAAAGCGTTCAGATTATTCCGATACCGGTCGATGAGAGCATTATGGAGCAATATTCGTCTCAACGTTTTAATGTTATATTTCCTAGTAACGAATTGAAGCGAATTGATCGTTATCGAAAAGAAAAAGGGTTAAAACGCTCCACTTTATTACTCAAGGCAACTGACGAATATATGAAACGGCACCCCATACGCCATTTCCAGCACCATTAATCGCTTTTCACGCCACTCAATTCTCGCTCATCCTCGCCTGCCGTCATGGCAAATTCGGGAATAACATATGCGTCAGCCACTTTACCTAAAGGCTTCACGCATGCTAACCACTTGCTTTTTGCATCGAAGTGCTCATCGCCTTTACTTTGTGCAATTTTCAATAATACTTCGGTTTCTAATTCCCGGCCCAAGGCTTTATTAGCCATCGCCAGCAAAACCCACTGATTCCAACCGGATAAACTCGCATTTTTAGTAAATAAACCCGGGTGTAATTGCTTAAGTTTGCCAAATGTTTCTCGAGCCCTGGTATGAAATCCAAGCAAAACAGACATGCATCCTTGCAGTAACAGCTCATCCGCGCCTTCCATTTCCTGATAGGCTTTTTTATCAAGCGCTTCTTTGGCTATCTCGGGATACCCCATCACCCAAAAGGAAAATGCGTTTTGAGCAGACACATACCCTTCATATTGTGCGGGTACTTTTAATTGGCTCATCCACCTCAACGCTTCGTCTTTTTTCCCCAGAACAAGGTTTAAGAAAATTAATTGCGTAACCGTGTGAGGATATTCGCGTTTGTGATCAACATCTAACGCTAATAGCTCGATCATTTCCGTAGCCACATCGTGCAAGGCCTCTCGCTTCTTAGGGTCATACATATCCCAAAGCTCTTTATACGCGGAAACCATTGTTCCAAACGCATGAGGAACTGGCAAAGCCGCTTTATAAAGTTTAAGAATACATACCTTGGCTGCCGATGCCGCTCTTTTTTGACCCAGCAATGCTAAATAGCGCCTTTCATGCCCATCCCAGTATTGATTTTCTATTTTTTGAGGTTCTTTACTTTCGCCTACTTGTTCGGCCTCCCATTTTAAGATGCCACAAACGAAATTATTTACAATCGGTTCAATGCCTTCTGTATTAACGCGCAGATCTTCAAAAACGTCTTTTAAAACACTTGCGAAACAATCTACATAATTGGGATAATAGCGCGCTTGTACTCCTGGAAGCGAGTAACACATAGGACTTCCCAATCCTGACAATTGGCTTGCGTGTAATCTTTCAACCAGCATTGCCGAAGCTTGGTTGAAGCCGGGGTTCCAGTAGCCTTCTTTTTTCCACTTCCCCATTAAATACAAAAAATTCCGAATACTCATGTCTCTTTGCATCGAAAGTCCATACTTATCGGTAATCTGTTGAAGGCTCTTCCATTGTGGCATGCGGAATTTCAGTTCTTCCGGCATATCATTGTTCGCCAGCCCACTATAAAGAACATCAAGCAATGCAGGTTTTTGTGCGGCCTTTTTCGGCTCACCTATTTCTCTATTTGTCCTAAGATGCGTTAAAAAATATTTCAATTGCCTCTCGGGTCTGGAAAATTCAAGTGCGCTTAGATACATTTCTTTATCGTAAATCCATTCATCCGGCCCCTGGTTCATTTCCTCACGAAGAAGCTCAAGCAAGGGCTCTATATGGCTACGCAAACTATCCTTTTCAGAAGGAATGGCATGTAAACCGCTCCTTGTTTTTAATCCATAAAGCGCACTTCGAATAAAGGATTCCGTTGGCTTATTCCAATACAACAAGCCCATGCCACTCTGAATAGCATGGACTGACGCCCATACATGCTTGGCATCATCTCGTAAATCAAGCATACACCACTTATATTGCCCAAAGGGGTCGCCATCAGAGCGATCCTGCACCACGTCCTGTTTACCTAAATCTAATACCTGAACATCCAAGGACCGTTGAATCAGCTCAACAACTTGAGACAACCGTTGCTTGTATTTCTTATCACTAGACAAAGCTAACTCTCGGCTATCAAATACCAACAATATTCCTTGGTGGGTACGACCTTCCTTTTTCCCTAAACCATTAATAACTTCATTATCAAATACAGGAGGTAGGTAAATTATTTTATCCGCAAAATGATCAAATAAATCACCTTCCACGCCTTCCCCAAAAGTTTCCGGGAGCACATCTGTTATTAAGTTACATACACCAGCCTCCTTGGCAGCTTTCAAATCAGCACCAAGGGTCTTGCTCATGGCATCTACCGCCAACACTTGCTTCCCTGAAAAATTAACCGGCTGGCAACTTTCACTTGCCCCTAATGCCGCAAAATTAACAACAGCGTCAATCACGGCAGCATCTAATCCCTCTGCTCCTAAAATATGCTTGTCTGCTTTTTCCAAATGCGGGGCATACTTCCTCAAGTACCCTTTTGCCGCTTTTATATATTTTTCTTCTAACTGTTCAGGAAAATAGACCACACACACATCATTTTTAACCAATTCCCGAACCAACACCTCCCAGTAAAGTGGCACTAAGGGTGTCAAAGAAGCGGCATGTAGGGCAATTTTCATATCAGAAATCGAGGAACAAAGCGGGGTAGGTCGAAAAACCCTTGCGTTCAATCATTAAAATGCATAATCTCTGAAAGTTCAACTACATATATATTCTACTCATGAAACGCGCCCTCATCACAGGTATTACTGGCCAAGACGGCTCTTATTTAGCAGAACTTCTCCTCAGCAAGGGATACGAAGTACATGGCCTTACGCGCAGTTCTTCCCCATTAAACTCCACAGCCCCGATCTCTAACAAATGTGATACAGAAACGAATAACAAAGCTATTCTTCACTATGTTGATCTTGCAGATGCATTCAATTTAACAGAGCTTTTAGAGAACATTCGCCCAGATGAAATTTATAATTTGGCTGCCCAAAGCCATGTACGTGTATCTTTCGATGCCCCAGAATATACCGCCGATGTTACAGGCATCGGCACACTACGCATTTTAGAAGCGGTACGAAAAGCCGGTCTATTGCATCATGCTCGCTTTTATCAAGCTTCTTCTTCAGAAATGTATGGTAAAGTGCAAGAAAGCCCTCAAAGCGAAGCAACCCCGTTCCATCCTCGCTCGCCTTACGCTTGCGCCAAAATCTTTGCCTACTATTCAACCCTCAACTATCGAGAATCTCATAAACTTCACGCTTCTAATGGTATTTTGTTTAACCATGAATCCCCTAGAAGAGGAGAAACATTTGTCACTCGCAAGATCACGCGCGCAGCAACACGGATCAAATTAGGCCTACAAGATAAACTTGTACTCGGAAATTTAGACGCTAAACGTGACTGGGGCTATGCTCCAGATTATGTTGAAGCCATGTGGCTCATGCTTCAGCAAGATAATCCGGACGATTATGTCATTGCCACAGGCAAAACTCACTCAATCCGTGAATTTTGCCAAGAAGCGTTTGGTCTCCTCGATCTAGATTGGGAAAAATATGTCGATTACGACCCTCAGCTAAGAAGACTCACCGAAGTTGATCTCATCCAAGGAGACTCCTCTAAAGCCAAAAGGGTGCTCGGTTGGGAGCCAAGAACATCATTCAAAAACCTAGTGCACCTTATGATCAAGTCTGATTTAGCGCTTGCTAAAACCGAACTAGCTAATCAAGAAAACGATTCTGTACTAACAAAACAATAATAGCTTTAGACCTAACAGTTATAACCGGAACAGAAATTAGCCACAAACTAGATAAACATAAAACACCTTTCTGTTTTGTCCCGACAATAAGGAAGTAAAAAAAACTTGCTTCTTTTCGATATAATTATTACACTCCAATGCTTTAACTCAAAACCTTAATCTATATATGAAACGTGCACTCATTACAGGTATAACTGGGCAAGACGGCTCTTACTTGGCAGAACTTCTCCTCAGCAAGGGATATGAAGTTCATGGCATCATCCGTCGCTCCTCCTCATTTAATACGAATCGCATCGACCACCTTTATAAAGATGTACATTCGAATAATAATAAAATGATACTGCATTACAGTGATCTTTCTGATGCCGTCAGCTTGATCAAGCTTCTTTACAGTATTCGTCCCGATGAGATTTATAATCTCGGTGCCCAAAGTCACGTAAGGGTTTCATTTGATGTGCCTGAATATACGGGCGATATAACGGGCCTGGGCACATTACGCCTCTTAGAAGCCATTCGTGAATCCGGTCTACTCGAGCATATCCGCTTCTACCAAGCCTCTTCTTCGGAAATGTATGGTAAGGTTTTAGAAACTCCACAAAAGGAAACAACACCCTTCTATCCACGTTCTCCTTATGCTTGTGCAAAAGTTTTCGCTCATTATTTAACGGTTAATTATAGAGAATCCTATAATCTACACGCATCAAACGGTATTTTATTTAACCATGAATCCCCTAGACGCGGTGAAACATTTGTCACCCGCAAGATCACTCACGCAGCAGCTCGTATCAAACTCGGCATACAAGATAAACTCTTTTTAGGAAACCTCGATGCTAAACGCGACTGGGGCCATGCCCAGGATTATGTGGAGGCGATGTGGCTTATGCTCCAGCAAGATAATCCAGACGATTACGTCATCGCCACAGGAGAAACTCACTCCGTACGCGAGTTCTGCCAAGAAGCGTTTCAGCTGCTTGACCTAGACTGGGAAAAATACGTTGATTACGATCCTCGTTACGAAAGACCTACAGAGGTAGACCTTCTTCTAGGCGATCCATCGAAGGCCAAAAAAATTCTCGGCTGGGAACCAAAAACATCTTTCAAAGAACTGGTTCGTCTTATGATCGAGGCTGATTTGACACTTGCAAAACGAGAGCAAGCTGCCCAATCTGTGATCGCTTAAACTAAAGCTCCTTATCATGGAACTCACTGACAAAATCTTCATAGCCGGCCATCGCGGAATGGTCGGTTCCGCTATTCAGCGCAACCTGGAAAATCGAGGTTATACAAACATCCTCACGCAAACACGTCAAGAGCTTGACCTCTGTGATGCCGCAAAAACATTCCAATACCTGAAGCAAGCTACACCGGATGTGGTCATCATCGCCGCCGCAAGGGTTGGGGGCATCCACGCAAATAACACATACCCTGCCGAGTTCCTTTACGAAAACCTGGCAATCGCTCAAAACCTAATCCACTCTTCGTATTTAACAAATGTTAAACGTCTTTTATTTCTCGGTAGCGCTTGCATTTACCCAAGGAATGCCCCTCAACCGATGCATGAGGACTATCTTTTAACAAGCCCGCTTGAGCCCACCAACGAAGCCTACGCGATTGCTAAAATTTGCGGCTTAAAGCTTTGTCAATTTTATCGCCAACAATACGGCGTTTTATTCCACTCCGCTATGCCGAACAACCTCTACGGCCCAGGAGATAACTACCATCCTGAAAATTCACACGTCCTGCCTGCTCTTATTCGTCGTTTTCATGAGGCTAAGGAAAACAACTCCCCTGAAGTAGCTATTTGGGGCACAGGCTCGCCTCGTCGTGAATTCTTGTATGTAGAAGACTTGGCAGACGGCATTTTCCACATCCTAAACCACCCCACGCCACCCGATTGGGTGAACTTGGGCATCGGTGCCGATGTTACCATCAAAGAAGTTGCTGAAATCATCAAAGATGTTGTCCAATACAAGGGTAACATTACTTTTGATTCCTCAAAACCAGATGGTACTCCTCGCAAACTTTTAGACACGTCAAAAATGGAAGCTCTCGGATGGAAGGCTACTACAGGCCTAAAAGAAGGCATTAAAGCAACGTACCAGGATTTTTGCAAAAACTACGCAAACAACACGGTACGGGTGCTCTAAAGCAAATCGTACAGGATTTTTCTTAAAAAAAAGGCCCTCTGGATTTCAGGGGGCCTTCGCATTATAAGTTTAAAGATCAGACAGTTGCCGCTAGGCAGCATTTTCATCTTCTTTCAGAATCTCAATGTTTTCCTCTTTCAGCTCTTCTTCGTTCTTATTTTCAATAACAAGATCTTCTTCTTTTTTCTCGACAAGAAGATTGTTGCTCGATTTCTCCAATATCTTTTTCTCTACCTCATTAATCAACAGCTTCTTCTTCTCAACCTTCTTAAGGTCAATAACGGGAGCTTCTTTTTGAATAATCGTCGGTTGGACAGTCTGTTGTGAATTTGTATTTTGCTGAGCTGCTTGTCTCTGGTTAACACATAGAATAATGTAACGCACTAAGTCGATCGTTCCACCTAACGCAGCACCTCCTACAATCGGCGGCAAGATCAAGATCGCATTCCACCCCCATGTTGTCACGTTTGGTACAGCACTGGTAAGCGTAGAATTCAAGAACGAATTCAGGAGAAATCCAAACACGGCTCCTCCAAGGCTTCCACCAAAGGTAAAGGGGATGGGTACCCATTTTGCGGCTGTCACGACCCATGAGACTACTCGCTTAGCTATCGAGCGGCCTTGCTCATCTGGAATCACTTCGTCTATCTTTCCATCTATAAATACTTCCATGCCATGCAAGATTTTGTCCAGAAAACCTCCTTTATTATCTTTATTAGAATCGATAAATGCTAGCTTCAGTGCCTGTAACTCAACGCCTGTTTTGTCTACTAATTCGTCAGACAGTTTGTCGACATCAATATTCGTGTCATTCTCCTTGCCCTTCATGACTTTTCTAAGGGCATTTGCAAGGGTCGATTTCACAGCTTCACTTTCTGTCGTTCCATCTTTAAACACGTTCTGGAAATGTTCTCCCAAAAACCCTTCTATCTGCTGCACCAATTCATTTTTATCGGTAAACTTCACAACGAGATCCTGGATTTTCTTCACATTCTCTGAGGTTAACATCCCTTTTAGCATGTCCTTGGTAATGATTTGGATATCTTTATTACCTTCAGACGTAACAAAAGTCCCAATTTTTTCCTCTACTTTTTCAATATCAATTATAACTTCATTACTTTTATTACTGCCTACAGGTGTAGTATTCAAGACTTTCAAATTACTCATAGCACAATCTTTCTCTTTTCGGGGTTTTTAGGGGTGAGGGTATAGGTAATGCCAGTTCACAAAAAGCTGGCCGACATTAGATAAAATCTAAAATTGTATTGCGCAAAAAATCAATCTTAAAATTTCCTCTAAATCCTTACTTCAAGCCCATCATACGCCAACTCAACACCTTCCGGCATTTTTTGCTGCCAGGTATCGTAATCAATATGACAGGTCATATGCGTCAAATAAGTCTGCTTTCCGCCAATAATATTCGCCATCGCAACCGCTTCATCAATCGTCATGTGGCTTGGGTGTTCCAAGGGGCGCAATCCATCAAGCACCACAAGATCCGCCCCTCTGGCCAATTCTTGTCCTTCTTCGGTCACGGTCTTGCAATCACTATAGTAAGCGAATCGTTTGCCCGTTCCTGCTTCTTCGAACACCAGTCCCAAAACAGTTATCGGAGGGTGCGGCAAAATAGTAGCGTAAATAACGCCCCCGGGCACTTCTAATCGCTTTGGCATCTTGTGTAACTGAAAGGCAGGGTATCCGCGAACCAAGGGCTTATCTAAGATAGCATATGAAAAAACAGCTCTCACACGCCCCAATCCTTCTTCTGTACTATACACCGGTATAGCGCTTTCTTGGCAAAAGCGTCGCAGGTCATCCATTCCTAAAACGTGGTCTGCGTGGCCATGCGTCAAAATAAAGTAATCCACGGTGCGTACCCCGTGCCATAGGCACTGCAATCGGAATTCTTGCCCCGCATCTATTTGGATATGGCAGCCTCCCATCTCAACATGTACACAGCTCCTGGTTCTCCAGTTTTTCGGGTTCTTCAGGTCCAGTCCCGGTTGATCATGCGCAATCACGGGCACACCTTCCGATGTTCCTGTCCCTAAAAAAATAACTTTCATAACTTATAATTTATAAGCTTTCTTCCCCGTACTCGCCTGTACGAATGCGAACGGATGCTTCCAACGGCATGACAAATATCTTGCCATCTCCTATCTTACCTGTTCTGGCAGATTTTAAGATCGCATCTATAACTTCTTGCACCATTTCGTCTTTCACAACGATTTCCAGCATGATTTTTGGCAAGAAATCTACCGTGTACTCGCTGCCTCTATAGATTTCTGTATGGCCTTTCTGTCGACCAAAGCCTTTTACTTCTATTACCGTAAGTCCTTCTACGCCAACCTCAGCCAGTGCTTCTTTTACATCGTCTAGCTTAAATGGCTTTATAATCGCTTTTACTAATTTCATAATGGCTTACCAACTCTATTCTCAACCTAATTTTAAACTAAAATCAAGATTATATCTCAGCGCCAAATCCACCTGTCACTCCTTTGCAAATAATTGCTTCTACATCATAGGGGTGCAACGATTCATAATGCTGGCACTTTACGCGAAAATCTTTTATCCGTATATCGTTGTCAAGTTCCCTGTATAGCAATCGTGCCGCGTCTTCTACAAACTTCAAGTGTGCTCCGTTCAGTTCCGCAAAGGCTTGCTCGTCTTCGCGCTTTACCATCACTTGCACTTCTGTCTTGAGCGCGCTTAGGCACATCTCTTGCAAATCGTCAATCCATAAGGTCGCTTCCTCCGCCACTTCTACGCTTAAAAACGCTTTACTGCGTTGAGAATGAGGAACGCCATATTGGTTGCGCCATTCTCTTGCGTGCTCCGAAAGCGCCGATGAACAGGGGCACGCTGAACTATAGGTATATTCAAAATGTATAAATTTGCGAAACACACCATCTGCCCCTATTCGTCCTTCATAGGAAACAGGATAATATTGATGGCCTTCCAACTCACTCCTCAAGCTCTTTTGCTTGATGGGATAGCGAAAGCTTAATTTCAAGCGCCCTCCTTTTGTTCCTAGCTTGCTTTCCTGCTCGCGTATAATTGGCTCTATGGATTCTAATCGAAATACATCTACCCTGTGTTGATAAAAAATTCTCGCTAGCCGAGACATATGAGCCCCTCTCACATGCTTCTCAATAGTAACTCCACCATCTACCTTCGCATCAAGCTCTCGCCCACCACCGTCTTTCATCGCAATATGAATCGGTAATCGAAATCCACTAATCCCCACATGCGGAATCGCTTTCCCCATCAGCGTACTTTCCGTCAATGTTTCCTGTGTATCTGGCAAGCTGTCTAAATAACTGTCGGTTACTTCAAATGCTTCATCATATACTTTCATGCGGCTTTTCCCGTTCACCATACACTCACGCTCCTTATCCTTGATATTCATTCATTGACAATTTACCGCTTTCTCCCGCGAAAGACAACTTATTCCGAACCCGTTGAATCGCTATCGTTGACATTGAATAGCTAGATAACTGTAAAGTCTACAACAGGTGGTGGTGCATAATAAAATTGGTGTAATTTCATCACTCCAATCGTACATAGCGCAAAAAAATAGGCCCATTTATAAACATCTTGAATAGCTACTGCTGCTAGCTGTGTGGTCATCAACAAAGCAGGAGAAAAAACAAACCCGCAAAAGTAATAAGCAGTCACAAGAGAAAGATTAATCGCTTGTATAAATTGTTCACACAGGGCTAGGCTCGCATTGCCTCGAGCGAGCGCAGATAGTTGAAAATCATGCCTGTCCATGCTAACAAGGTATGGTTTCGCAAAAAGTCCAAGCGTCTTCAACGGGTTCTGCAATGGGCCTCTGCCTATATGCAACGAGCTAGACGCAAACTTATAGCCCCAGACAAAGCTTGTTGCCAAATTAATCAAGAGTATTGCCGGCTTAACATACCCAAGCAGTGGTATATCAGCATTCATCGCAAAGGGGCGCATTTTCGCCGCCCACCGTTGCCCCGCTCCTACAACCCCAGCAACCGTAGCACCGACTGCGAATTTTTCCCATTTGTTAGCCCTATAATACTGAAACTGCTCTACTCTAATTACCATTTAGCATAACCTCTCAACGAAGATAATTATTCCGTACCAATGAGGCAAGTATTTATCTAATACAGATAAATTTTGTATCTTCTTGAACAAAACATTTTTAAATTAAATTTTGGTTTACCTTCTGAGCTAAATATTGTCTCATAACATCAATGGCTAATCGTTTTCACATTCTCGGAAGTAGTAGTTCCGGAAATTGTTCTATCATTGAAACAGATGATAGTATCGTCATGATCGATGCCGGTTTTTCCGCAAAGAAAATCGAGGAACTTATGCAGCCGACAGGCTTGACCATTAATGACATTGATGCCGTTTTCATCACCCACGAACATTCAGA containing:
- a CDS encoding GDP-mannose 4,6-dehydratase, with protein sequence MKRALITGITGQDGSYLAELLLSKGYEVHGLTRSSSPLNSTAPISNKCDTETNNKAILHYVDLADAFNLTELLENIRPDEIYNLAAQSHVRVSFDAPEYTADVTGIGTLRILEAVRKAGLLHHARFYQASSSEMYGKVQESPQSEATPFHPRSPYACAKIFAYYSTLNYRESHKLHASNGILFNHESPRRGETFVTRKITRAATRIKLGLQDKLVLGNLDAKRDWGYAPDYVEAMWLMLQQDNPDDYVIATGKTHSIREFCQEAFGLLDLDWEKYVDYDPQLRRLTEVDLIQGDSSKAKRVLGWEPRTSFKNLVHLMIKSDLALAKTELANQENDSVLTKQ
- a CDS encoding GDP-mannose 4,6-dehydratase, which produces MKRALITGITGQDGSYLAELLLSKGYEVHGIIRRSSSFNTNRIDHLYKDVHSNNNKMILHYSDLSDAVSLIKLLYSIRPDEIYNLGAQSHVRVSFDVPEYTGDITGLGTLRLLEAIRESGLLEHIRFYQASSSEMYGKVLETPQKETTPFYPRSPYACAKVFAHYLTVNYRESYNLHASNGILFNHESPRRGETFVTRKITHAAARIKLGIQDKLFLGNLDAKRDWGHAQDYVEAMWLMLQQDNPDDYVIATGETHSVREFCQEAFQLLDLDWEKYVDYDPRYERPTEVDLLLGDPSKAKKILGWEPKTSFKELVRLMIEADLTLAKREQAAQSVIA
- a CDS encoding GDP-fucose synthetase codes for the protein MELTDKIFIAGHRGMVGSAIQRNLENRGYTNILTQTRQELDLCDAAKTFQYLKQATPDVVIIAAARVGGIHANNTYPAEFLYENLAIAQNLIHSSYLTNVKRLLFLGSACIYPRNAPQPMHEDYLLTSPLEPTNEAYAIAKICGLKLCQFYRQQYGVLFHSAMPNNLYGPGDNYHPENSHVLPALIRRFHEAKENNSPEVAIWGTGSPRREFLYVEDLADGIFHILNHPTPPDWVNLGIGADVTIKEVAEIIKDVVQYKGNITFDSSKPDGTPRKLLDTSKMEALGWKATTGLKEGIKATYQDFCKNYANNTVRVL
- a CDS encoding MBL fold metallo-hydrolase, with protein sequence MKVIFLGTGTSEGVPVIAHDQPGLDLKNPKNWRTRSCVHVEMGGCHIQIDAGQEFRLQCLWHGVRTVDYFILTHGHADHVLGMDDLRRFCQESAIPVYSTEEGLGRVRAVFSYAILDKPLVRGYPAFQLHKMPKRLEVPGGVIYATILPHPPITVLGLVFEEAGTGKRFAYYSDCKTVTEEGQELARGADLVVLDGLRPLEHPSHMTIDEAVAMANIIGGKQTYLTHMTCHIDYDTWQQKMPEGVELAYDGLEVRI
- a CDS encoding transcriptional regulator (indirectly regulates nitrogen metabolism; at high nitrogen levels P-II prevents the phosphorylation of NR-I, the transcriptional activator of the glutamine synthetase gene (glnA); at low nitrogen levels P-II is uridylylated to form PII-UMP and interacts with an adenylyltransferase (GlnE) that activates GlnA), with product MKLVKAIIKPFKLDDVKEALAEVGVEGLTVIEVKGFGRQKGHTEIYRGSEYTVDFLPKIMLEIVVKDEMVQEVIDAILKSARTGKIGDGKIFVMPLEASVRIRTGEYGEESL
- a CDS encoding GTP cyclohydrolase, which gives rise to MNIKDKERECMVNGKSRMKVYDEAFEVTDSYLDSLPDTQETLTESTLMGKAIPHVGISGFRLPIHIAMKDGGGRELDAKVDGGVTIEKHVRGAHMSRLARIFYQHRVDVFRLESIEPIIREQESKLGTKGGRLKLSFRYPIKQKSLRSELEGHQYYPVSYEGRIGADGVFRKFIHFEYTYSSACPCSSALSEHAREWRNQYGVPHSQRSKAFLSVEVAEEATLWIDDLQEMCLSALKTEVQVMVKREDEQAFAELNGAHLKFVEDAARLLYRELDNDIRIKDFRVKCQHYESLHPYDVEAIICKGVTGGFGAEI